The Solanum pennellii chromosome 11, SPENNV200 sequence TCAGATCTTAACACTTTCACCTTAACTCCAAATTGTGTATTCAccattaacaaaaaattcttcaaTACAGAGAAGACCTCAGCCTTTGATGAGATCAAGCAGGCCCAAGTGAATCTGCTGTAATCATCCACTATTGTAACAAAATAATGTTTTCTATCATAGGTAGGAGTTCTATAGGGACCCCATACATCTGCATGAATCAACTGAAAAATAACACTAGACTTATGCAAACTATCAGGAAATTTAGGCCTTTTCTGCTTGGCTTGTGGACATATATGACAATTAGTATGATCTACAGGTTGCATACCAATATCAGTAATGTGTTTCATAGCCTGAAAGGAAGGATGTCCTAGTCGCAAATGCCATAGAGTGGTTAAATCATCATCTTTTAATGCAGCACTAGCTACTACCTTGAATGTATCTTTGAGCAAGTATAATCCATGATACTCCTTACCAGTCCCAATCACCTTCCCATTGGAGAGTGCCTGCAACACACAAAAGTTAGGAAAGAAATTGACACTGCACTGGAGTTCTTTGGTTAACTTGGCAACTGATAATAAGTTGAACTTGAAGTCTGGTACATGCAGTACATCCTGTACTCTATGACTTCCCAACACAATAGAATTTCCTGTTCCTGTAATGTGAGCCTTATTTCCTGTAGGTAACTGAACTGTACTAGATCTCTGATTATAACTTCCATCATCAGCTAATATATCCTTAGAGAATGCAACATGATGAGTAGCACCTGAATCAATAATCCAAGTATGTGCAGAGAATTTAGATGCAGGTGTAGATGTTATTGACACATTACCTGCTAGATTTGCCTTGTATTCACCTTCATCTCTGGCTGCAGATAAAGTTGAATTGATTCTGAGATTCTGTACATGATTATATTCCTCTTCAGTGAGCTGAAAATCACTCTGTCCTTCATTAGCAGCATAGTTAGCATAGGGCCTGAAACTAGTTCCTGCATTTTGAGTGTTTGAATTTTGAGCTGAATTTTGAGTGAGATTATTTGATCTATAACCATTGTTGTTGCCTCCAGGTAATCCTTGCTTTCTTTTACTCTTGAAATCTGCAGGATATCCTATGATTCTGTAGCAATCCTTGGATAAGTGATTTTTGTAACCACAGTGTTCACAAGCAATATCCAGCAACTTCTTTCCTCTAAATCCTTGTCTTCTATTAACCAGCATAGTAAGAGGTTCCCTGTTGATGTCTATCACTCCTAGTAACCTCTGGCTCTCCTCTTGTATTACTGTAGCATACGCTTGATTAACAGTAGGAACAACtggtttaagtagaatgtcacTCCTCACATGACTGTACGACTCATTCAAGCCCATGAGAAACATTAACAATCTCTGCTGACTTAAGTGTTCAATGTAGGGCTTAGCTACATCACAATTACACAAGGGAGCTGGTACTAACACATCCAATTCATCCCATAGATCTCTTAATTTCGAATAATAAATTGTGACAGAATCAGTACCTTGTTTTATAGAAGATACATCTTCCCACAATTGATACACTCTTGTGAGATTAGATTTATGAAATCTCTCCTTGAAATCATCCCATACACGTTTAGCATTCGAAGCATACACAATTGTTGTAATTAGTTCTGGTGCTACAGTACTACTAATCCATGAAAGCACCACAACATTACATCTCTCCCATTGAATAGCTAAATCACCTTTGAAAGCACTTTTTAAGCAAGTTCCGTCCACAAAACCAAGCTTGTTTTTCACCAACAATGTCAACCTTAGCGATCTACTCCATAGGCCATAATTTTCTGGACCTGTAAGTTTTGTCGCAATTAGAGCTGCACCTGGCGTATCTGAAGCTTGAAGATAGAGTGGATGATTGTGCTCTAACGTGGCTACTGTTAAATCTCCCATGACTGAAGATTCAATTTCAATTTACTTGCAGCAGATTGTTCCAGTTTcgctgctctgataccataacAAGTTTGTAACTATGTAGTAAGATCCATGGAAGTTATACTTCCATGGATGATTGTGCAGACAGGAAGGTTTAGATTTGGTAGAGAAGAGTATATTTCTTAATACTGAATTTTATGCAATACAATGAAG is a genomic window containing:
- the LOC114074871 gene encoding uncharacterized protein LOC114074871; the protein is MGDLTVATLEHNHPLYLQASDTPGAALIATKLTGPENYGLWSRSLRLTLLVKNKLGFVDGTCLKSAFKGDLAIQWERCNVVVLSWISSTVAPELITTIVYASNAKRVWDDFKERFHKSNLTRVYQLWEDVSSIKQGTDSVTIYYSKLRDLWDELDVLVPAPLCNCDVAKPYIEHLSQQRLLMFLMGLNESYSHVRSDILLKPVVPTVNQAYATVIQEESQRLLGVIDINREPLTMLVNRRQGFRGKKLLDIACEHCGYKNHLSKDCYRIIGYPADFKSKRKQGLPGGNNNGYRSNNLTQNSAQNSNTQNAGTSFRPYANYAANEGQSDFQLTEEEYNHVQNLRINSTLSAARDEGEYKANLAGTLQWEGDWDW